The following proteins come from a genomic window of Microbacterium sp. JZ31:
- the mqo gene encoding malate dehydrogenase (quinone): MSETVDVVLIGGGIMSATLGTLLKELQPDWKIVAFERQGEVAQESSNAWNNAGTGHAALCELNYMPDADDPSKAIQINEQFQQSRQLWTALVAKGVLDEPSTFINATPHMTFVRGEKDVAYLKRRYETLKQQPLFAGIEYSEDSRVINQWAPLLMQKRRKSDEPFAATRTPSGTDVDFGALTHQLFDHLTANDAELRLNHEVKKLKRQKDGTWLVKYRNRVGRTPGELRARFVFVGAGGWAIKLLQASGMKEIRGYGVFPIGGQFLKTTNPELVAQHRAKVYSQAAVGAPPMSVPHLDARMVDGEGSLMFGPFATFSPKFLKDGSLLDIVTQVRPHNLGSMLKVGATNLDLVKYLLSELLKDRERKLDSLREFMPTAKDEDWELIQAGQRAQVMKDGKLQFGTEVVASADGSIAGLLGASPGASTAATIMLNVLKNCFADRLDEWEPKLRELIPTYGDFLNDEPARAEESTQATAEALLLTA; encoded by the coding sequence GTGAGCGAAACCGTCGACGTCGTGCTCATCGGTGGCGGAATCATGAGCGCCACCCTGGGCACGCTTCTCAAAGAACTGCAGCCCGACTGGAAGATCGTCGCCTTCGAGCGGCAGGGCGAGGTCGCACAGGAGAGCTCCAACGCGTGGAACAACGCGGGCACCGGCCACGCCGCGCTCTGCGAGCTCAACTACATGCCCGACGCGGACGACCCCTCCAAGGCCATCCAGATCAACGAGCAGTTCCAGCAGAGCCGCCAGCTGTGGACCGCGCTGGTCGCGAAGGGCGTGCTCGACGAGCCGAGCACGTTCATCAACGCGACCCCGCACATGACGTTCGTGCGCGGCGAGAAGGACGTGGCGTACCTGAAGCGCCGCTACGAGACGCTGAAGCAGCAGCCGCTGTTCGCCGGCATCGAGTACTCCGAGGACTCGCGCGTCATCAACCAGTGGGCGCCCCTGCTGATGCAGAAGCGCCGCAAGAGCGACGAGCCGTTCGCGGCGACGCGCACGCCGTCGGGCACCGACGTCGACTTCGGCGCGCTCACCCACCAGCTGTTCGACCACCTCACCGCGAACGACGCCGAGCTGCGCCTCAACCACGAGGTGAAGAAGCTCAAGCGCCAGAAGGACGGCACCTGGCTGGTCAAGTACCGCAACCGCGTGGGCAGGACCCCGGGCGAGCTGCGCGCGCGCTTCGTGTTCGTCGGCGCGGGCGGCTGGGCCATCAAGCTGCTGCAGGCCTCCGGCATGAAGGAGATCCGCGGCTACGGCGTCTTCCCGATCGGCGGCCAGTTCCTCAAGACCACCAACCCCGAGCTCGTCGCCCAGCACCGCGCGAAGGTCTATTCGCAGGCCGCCGTGGGTGCACCGCCCATGTCTGTGCCGCACCTCGACGCCCGTATGGTCGACGGCGAGGGATCGCTCATGTTCGGCCCGTTCGCGACCTTCAGCCCGAAGTTCCTGAAGGACGGCTCGCTGCTGGACATCGTCACGCAGGTGCGCCCGCACAACCTCGGCTCGATGCTGAAGGTCGGGGCGACCAACCTGGATCTCGTGAAGTACCTCCTGAGCGAGCTGCTGAAGGATCGCGAGCGCAAGCTCGACAGCCTGCGCGAGTTCATGCCGACCGCGAAGGACGAGGACTGGGAGCTGATCCAGGCCGGTCAGCGCGCTCAGGTGATGAAGGACGGCAAGCTGCAGTTCGGCACGGAGGTCGTGGCCTCCGCCGACGGATCCATCGCGGGCCTGCTCGGCGCCTCCCCGGGGGCATCGACGGCCGCGACGATCATGCTCAACGTGCTGAAGAACTGCTTCGCCGACCGGCTCGACGAGTGGGAGCCGAAGCTGCGCGAGCTCATCCCGACGTACGGCGACTTCCTCAACGACGAGCCCGCGCGGGCCGAGGAGTCGACGCAGGCGACGGCCGAGGCGCTGCTGCTCACGGCGTGA
- a CDS encoding thymidine kinase: MAKLYFRYGAMNSGKSTALLQAAYNYEERGQRVLLAKPAIDTKGADQIESRLGVTRTVDFLIGPDDSARELFLAQRERVRTDEALIPGEGTRDVACLLVDEAQFLTAPQVDDLFRITVEDGIPVMAYGIRTDFRTEAFPGSRRLLEIAHSLEELKTICRCGRKALFNGRVIGGRFVFDGDQVAIDAATAAVRDEHFVTYESLCGTCYLEESGGVLAPR, encoded by the coding sequence GTGGCCAAACTGTACTTCCGCTACGGCGCGATGAACTCCGGGAAGTCGACGGCGTTGCTGCAGGCGGCCTACAACTACGAGGAGCGCGGGCAGCGGGTGCTGCTCGCCAAGCCCGCGATCGACACCAAGGGCGCCGACCAGATCGAGTCGCGCCTCGGGGTGACGCGCACGGTCGACTTCCTGATCGGCCCGGACGACTCGGCGCGCGAGTTGTTCCTCGCGCAGCGCGAGCGCGTGCGCACGGACGAGGCGCTCATTCCGGGCGAGGGGACGCGCGACGTCGCGTGCCTGCTCGTCGACGAGGCGCAGTTCCTGACGGCTCCGCAGGTCGACGACCTGTTCCGCATCACGGTCGAGGACGGCATTCCCGTCATGGCATACGGCATCCGCACGGACTTCCGCACGGAGGCCTTCCCTGGTTCGCGCCGCCTCCTGGAGATCGCGCACTCGCTCGAGGAGCTCAAGACAATCTGCCGCTGCGGCCGCAAGGCGCTCTTCAACGGCCGCGTGATCGGCGGTCGGTTCGTGTTCGACGGCGACCAGGTCGCGATCGACGCCGCCACGGCCGCCGTGCGCGACGAGCACTTCGTGACGTACGAGTCGCTGTGCGGCACGTGCTATCTCGAGGAGTCGGGCGGCGTCCTCGCCCCGCGTTGA
- a CDS encoding aspartate kinase, whose product MALIVQKFGGSSVADAESIKRVAKRIVDTRRAGNDVVVAVSAMGDTTDELLDLAAQVAPIPAPRELDMLLSSGERISMALLAMAIHSMGYEARSFTGSQAGMRTTADHGSARIIDVTPTRLRAALDDGAIVIVAGFQGVNPDNDDITTLGRGGSDTTAVALAAALGADVCEIYSDVDGIFSADPRVIPRARKLDTVTAEEMLELAANGAKVLYIRAVEYARRHGVLIHARSTFSANEGTYVLGEGMTDPRTTHKESAMADVIGMEEPVVAGVAIDQSQAKITVVGVPDVPGSAAAIFSLVAKTGANIDMIVQNVQSAQPGRTDISFTLPKQSAVEVLKVLTAEQETIGYESIVHDDQIGKLSVVGAGMRTHSGVSLTLFEALSEAGVNIEMISTSEIRISVVLRGDELNEAARAVHTAYGLDSEIEATVYAGTGR is encoded by the coding sequence GTGGCACTGATCGTGCAGAAGTTCGGCGGCTCGTCCGTCGCCGACGCCGAGAGCATCAAGCGGGTCGCGAAGCGCATCGTCGACACGCGCCGCGCCGGCAACGACGTGGTCGTGGCCGTCAGCGCGATGGGCGACACCACCGATGAGCTGCTCGACCTCGCCGCGCAGGTTGCGCCCATCCCGGCGCCGCGCGAGCTCGACATGCTGCTCTCGAGCGGTGAGCGCATCTCGATGGCGCTGCTCGCGATGGCGATCCACTCGATGGGCTACGAGGCGCGGTCGTTCACCGGCAGCCAGGCCGGCATGCGGACAACGGCCGACCACGGCAGCGCGCGCATCATCGATGTGACCCCCACGCGCCTGCGGGCCGCGCTGGACGACGGGGCGATCGTGATCGTCGCGGGCTTCCAGGGCGTCAACCCGGACAACGACGACATCACCACGCTCGGCCGCGGCGGATCCGACACCACCGCGGTCGCCCTGGCCGCGGCCCTCGGGGCCGACGTGTGCGAGATCTACAGCGACGTCGACGGCATCTTCTCGGCCGACCCGCGCGTGATCCCGCGGGCCCGCAAGCTCGACACGGTCACGGCCGAGGAGATGCTCGAGCTCGCCGCCAACGGCGCGAAGGTGCTGTACATCCGCGCCGTCGAGTACGCCCGTCGTCACGGCGTGCTCATCCACGCCCGGTCCACGTTCTCCGCGAACGAGGGCACCTACGTCCTGGGGGAGGGCATGACCGACCCCCGCACCACCCACAAGGAGTCAGCGATGGCCGACGTCATCGGCATGGAGGAGCCCGTCGTCGCGGGCGTCGCGATTGATCAGAGCCAGGCGAAGATCACGGTCGTCGGGGTCCCCGACGTGCCCGGATCCGCGGCCGCGATCTTCTCGCTCGTGGCCAAGACGGGCGCGAACATCGACATGATCGTGCAGAACGTGCAGTCGGCGCAGCCGGGCCGCACCGACATCTCGTTCACCCTGCCCAAGCAGTCGGCGGTCGAGGTGCTGAAGGTCCTCACCGCCGAGCAGGAGACCATCGGCTACGAGAGCATCGTGCACGACGACCAGATCGGCAAGCTCTCGGTCGTGGGTGCGGGCATGCGCACGCACTCGGGTGTGTCGCTCACGCTGTTCGAGGCGCTGAGCGAGGCGGGCGTCAACATCGAGATGATCTCGACGTCCGAGATCCGGATCTCCGTGGTCCTGCGCGGCGACGAGCTCAACGAGGCCGCGCGCGCGGTGCACACGGCCTACGGCCTCGACAGCGAGATCGAGGCGACGGTCTACGCCGGCACCGGGCGCTGA
- a CDS encoding GNAT family N-acetyltransferase yields MIEALTLPVTLAARDGEFSVRAAESADLDVLVALIANDPVSAARGDTASPDDLDAYARGLEAVQADPRNVQLVAERDGVVIGTLQLTLIPGISRRGAARLQVEAVRVRDDQRSAGIGRALMRWVGDVAPTLGARLVQLTSDAQRVDAHRFYERLGYEASHVGYKLHV; encoded by the coding sequence GTGATCGAGGCGCTCACGCTGCCCGTCACGCTCGCGGCCAGGGACGGCGAGTTCTCTGTCCGCGCGGCGGAGTCCGCGGATCTCGACGTGCTCGTCGCACTGATCGCGAACGACCCCGTCAGCGCGGCGCGCGGGGACACCGCGTCACCCGACGACCTCGACGCCTACGCGCGCGGGCTCGAGGCGGTCCAGGCCGACCCGCGCAACGTCCAGCTGGTCGCGGAGCGCGACGGAGTCGTGATCGGCACGCTGCAGCTCACGCTGATTCCCGGCATCTCGCGTCGCGGTGCCGCGCGGCTGCAGGTCGAGGCCGTCCGCGTGCGCGACGACCAGCGCTCGGCGGGCATCGGCCGCGCCCTGATGCGCTGGGTGGGCGATGTCGCGCCGACGCTGGGCGCGCGGCTGGTCCAGCTCACGTCGGACGCGCAGCGCGTCGACGCCCACCGCTTCTACGAGCGACTCGGCTACGAGGCCTCGCACGTCGGGTACAAGCTGCATGTCTGA
- the recR gene encoding recombination mediator RecR: MYDGIVQELIDELGRLPGIGPKSAQRIAFHILQTPTFDVSRLSELLREVRERVKFCEICGNVSEQDTCAICRDPRRNNALICVVEDAKDVAAIERTREFRGLYHVLGGAISPIAGIGPDDLRIQQLMSRLADGTVQEVILATNPNLEGEATATYLSRLLTTLQITVSRLASGLPVGGDLEYADEVTLGRAFEGRRAI, encoded by the coding sequence ATGTACGACGGCATCGTCCAGGAGCTGATCGACGAGCTCGGCCGGCTCCCCGGCATCGGCCCGAAATCGGCGCAGCGCATCGCGTTCCACATCCTGCAGACCCCGACGTTCGACGTGTCGCGGCTGTCCGAGCTTTTGCGCGAGGTGCGCGAGCGCGTGAAGTTCTGCGAGATCTGCGGCAACGTCTCCGAGCAGGACACGTGCGCGATCTGCCGCGACCCCCGCCGCAACAACGCCCTGATCTGCGTGGTCGAGGACGCGAAGGACGTCGCGGCGATCGAGCGCACGCGCGAGTTCCGGGGGCTGTACCACGTGCTCGGCGGCGCGATCAGCCCGATCGCCGGCATCGGTCCCGACGACCTGCGCATCCAGCAGCTCATGTCGCGCCTCGCCGATGGCACGGTGCAGGAGGTCATCCTCGCCACGAACCCCAACCTCGAGGGCGAGGCGACGGCGACCTACCTCAGCCGCCTGCTCACGACGCTGCAGATCACGGTCTCGCGCCTCGCGTCGGGCCTTCCCGTGGGCGGCGACCTCGAGTACGCCGACGAGGTCACGCTCGGCCGCGCGTTCGAGGGACGCCGCGCGATCTGA
- a CDS encoding GNAT family N-acetyltransferase, translating to MSEIRIRPVTIEDRPAWAELFRGYRDFYALDPDDAVVDTVWGWLMDDAHELQGLVAQRDGAHVAIAHWRRFARPSRGGTAIFLDDLFTAPDARGGGIGRALIAHLQRMAKAEGLLEVRWITSETNTDAQRLYARVADRAPFLTYVAPPLP from the coding sequence ATGTCTGAGATCCGGATCCGTCCCGTCACGATCGAGGACCGGCCCGCCTGGGCGGAGCTGTTCCGCGGCTACCGCGACTTCTACGCGCTGGACCCGGACGATGCCGTCGTCGACACCGTATGGGGCTGGCTGATGGACGACGCCCACGAGCTGCAGGGCCTCGTGGCGCAACGGGACGGCGCCCACGTCGCCATCGCGCACTGGCGCCGCTTCGCGCGCCCGTCGCGCGGCGGCACCGCGATCTTCCTCGACGACCTGTTCACGGCGCCGGACGCACGCGGCGGCGGCATCGGCCGCGCGCTGATCGCGCACCTGCAGCGGATGGCCAAGGCGGAGGGCCTGCTCGAGGTCCGGTGGATCACGAGCGAGACGAACACCGACGCGCAGCGCCTCTACGCGCGCGTGGCCGACCGGGCCCCGTTCCTGACGTACGTCGCGCCGCCGCTTCCGTGA
- a CDS encoding DMT family transporter: MPSSRFSARGWVLFAIMAVVWGMPYLFIREAVETFSPAAVVAIRTGGAAILLLPFALRQRALRPALRKWPWVLAFAAIEMAGPFVLLAHAEQTISSGLTGLLVATVPLFATVIAVVRGDRTALRPMRTTGLALGFAGVAVVALGSAEGASADLVAMGEVLLVAVLYAIAPFIVARKLHDVPSLGTITLALAVVGLGYTPIALLTSHEAPTANSVVSIVLLTVVCTAVAFIAFFALIAEVGPVRAPLFTYVNPVVAIALGVLILAEPLSPALLVGFPIVIVGCLLAAGGLPTRDKTDPAVPILSEPDPIAPARQKRHR, translated from the coding sequence GTGCCATCCTCCCGGTTCTCCGCGCGCGGTTGGGTGCTCTTCGCGATCATGGCGGTCGTGTGGGGCATGCCCTACCTGTTCATCCGCGAGGCGGTCGAGACGTTCTCGCCCGCCGCGGTCGTCGCCATCCGCACGGGCGGCGCCGCGATCCTGCTGCTGCCGTTCGCGCTGAGACAGCGTGCCCTGCGGCCGGCGCTGCGGAAGTGGCCGTGGGTGCTCGCGTTCGCCGCGATCGAGATGGCGGGTCCGTTCGTGCTGCTGGCGCACGCCGAGCAGACCATCTCCTCGGGCCTCACGGGTCTGCTGGTGGCGACGGTGCCGCTCTTCGCGACCGTGATCGCGGTGGTGCGCGGCGACCGCACCGCCCTGCGCCCGATGCGCACGACCGGCCTCGCCCTCGGCTTCGCCGGCGTGGCGGTCGTCGCGCTCGGCAGTGCGGAAGGAGCGAGTGCGGATCTCGTGGCGATGGGCGAGGTGCTGCTCGTGGCGGTCCTGTATGCGATCGCGCCGTTCATCGTGGCGCGCAAGCTCCACGATGTGCCGTCGCTGGGCACGATCACGCTCGCGCTCGCCGTGGTCGGCCTCGGCTACACCCCCATCGCACTGCTCACGAGCCACGAGGCGCCCACCGCGAACAGCGTCGTGTCCATCGTGCTGCTGACGGTCGTCTGCACGGCTGTGGCCTTCATCGCGTTCTTCGCGCTCATCGCGGAGGTCGGACCCGTGCGCGCGCCGCTGTTCACGTACGTGAACCCCGTCGTCGCGATCGCGCTCGGCGTCCTCATCCTCGCCGAGCCGCTCAGCCCCGCGCTGCTCGTCGGCTTCCCGATCGTGATCGTCGGCTGCCTGCTGGCCGCGGGCGGCCTGCCGACCCGCGACAAGACGGATCCGGCCGTGCCGATCCTGTCGGAGCCGGATCCGATCGCGCCCGCTCGGCAGAAGCGCCACCGCTGA
- the galE gene encoding UDP-glucose 4-epimerase GalE — MKVLLAGGAGYIGAHTAVALLDAGHEVVLLDSLDNTSALVEQRIAQITGRSAPLVVGDAADDEIVERAFDEHGPFDAIIHFAAHKAVGESTQRPLDYYANNLDTTFALLRVGLARGIRSFVFSSTGTVYSDPADLPFTEEATRDLVSLSNPYSKTKLMNEVVLQDVQRVNPDINITSLRYFNPVGAHASGLIGEDPQGIPNNLMPFVARVAVGRLEKIAVFGDDYDTPDGTGQRDYIHVVDLAEGHVAALEHAQPGFAVYNLGTGQPVSVLELIASFEKAIGRELPKEVAPRRPGDMAATYCDPAKAERELGWKARLTIDDMTRDVWNWQQQNPGGYEG; from the coding sequence ATGAAGGTTCTCCTCGCCGGCGGTGCCGGATACATCGGTGCGCACACGGCCGTCGCCCTGCTCGATGCCGGGCACGAGGTCGTGCTGCTCGACAGCCTCGACAACACGAGCGCGCTCGTGGAGCAGCGGATCGCGCAGATCACCGGCAGGAGCGCGCCGCTCGTCGTCGGCGACGCGGCCGACGACGAGATCGTCGAGCGCGCGTTCGACGAGCACGGCCCCTTCGACGCGATCATCCACTTCGCCGCGCACAAGGCCGTGGGGGAGTCGACGCAGCGACCCCTGGACTACTACGCGAACAACCTCGACACGACGTTCGCGCTGCTCCGCGTCGGTCTTGCGCGCGGCATCCGCTCGTTCGTGTTCTCGAGCACCGGCACGGTGTACTCGGATCCGGCCGATCTGCCGTTCACGGAGGAGGCCACGCGCGACCTCGTGTCGCTGTCGAACCCGTACTCCAAGACGAAGCTGATGAACGAGGTCGTGCTGCAGGATGTGCAGCGCGTCAACCCCGACATCAACATCACGTCGCTGCGCTACTTCAACCCGGTGGGAGCACACGCGTCGGGCCTGATCGGCGAGGACCCGCAGGGCATCCCGAACAACCTCATGCCGTTCGTGGCACGCGTCGCGGTCGGGCGCCTCGAGAAGATCGCGGTGTTCGGCGACGACTACGACACGCCGGACGGCACGGGCCAGCGCGACTACATCCACGTCGTTGATCTCGCCGAGGGCCACGTCGCCGCGCTCGAGCACGCGCAGCCGGGCTTCGCGGTGTACAACCTCGGCACCGGGCAGCCCGTCAGCGTGCTCGAGCTGATCGCGTCGTTCGAGAAGGCGATCGGCCGCGAGCTGCCGAAGGAGGTCGCGCCGCGCCGCCCCGGCGACATGGCCGCGACGTACTGCGACCCCGCCAAGGCCGAGCGCGAGCTGGGCTGGAAGGCGCGCCTCACGATCGACGACATGACCCGGGACGTCTGGAACTGGCAGCAGCAGAACCCGGGCGGCTACGAGGGCTGA
- a CDS encoding aspartate-semialdehyde dehydrogenase, translating into MTRISESGLSLAVVGATGQVGTVMREILAERAFPIRELRLFATARSAGTTIEFQGVDVPVEDVATADPAGTDIALFSAGATGSRAHAPRFAEAGAVVIDNSSAWRMDPEVPLVVSEVNPHAIGQAVKGIIANPNCTTMAAMPVLKVLDAEAGLERLTVSTYQAVSGSGLAGANELLGQVEAVLRQDDVLGLVHDGSAVEFPAPEKYVEPIAFGVIPFAGNLVDDGLNETDEEKKLRNESRKILELPALRVSGTCVRVPVFTGHSLSINAEFARDITPERARELLADAPGVALDEVPTPLKAAGKDPSFVGRIRPDLAAPEGKGLALFISNDNLRKGAALNAVQIAELVAADLSARATV; encoded by the coding sequence ATGACCCGCATCTCCGAATCAGGACTCTCCCTCGCCGTCGTCGGCGCCACCGGCCAGGTCGGCACCGTCATGCGCGAGATCCTCGCGGAGCGCGCCTTCCCGATCCGCGAGCTGCGCCTGTTCGCGACCGCCCGTTCGGCGGGGACCACGATCGAGTTCCAGGGCGTCGACGTGCCGGTGGAGGACGTCGCCACGGCCGACCCGGCGGGCACCGACATCGCCCTGTTCTCCGCCGGCGCGACCGGCAGTCGCGCGCACGCGCCCCGCTTCGCGGAGGCCGGCGCGGTCGTGATCGACAACTCCAGCGCGTGGCGCATGGACCCCGAGGTGCCGCTCGTCGTGAGCGAGGTCAACCCGCACGCGATCGGCCAGGCGGTCAAGGGCATCATCGCCAACCCCAACTGCACGACCATGGCGGCGATGCCGGTGCTCAAGGTGCTCGACGCGGAGGCCGGACTCGAGCGACTCACGGTCAGCACCTACCAGGCCGTCTCCGGCTCCGGGCTGGCCGGCGCGAACGAGCTGCTCGGCCAGGTCGAGGCGGTGCTACGGCAGGACGACGTGCTCGGGCTCGTGCACGACGGCTCCGCGGTCGAGTTCCCCGCGCCGGAGAAGTACGTCGAGCCGATCGCGTTCGGCGTGATCCCGTTCGCCGGGAACCTCGTCGACGACGGGCTGAACGAGACGGACGAGGAGAAGAAGCTCCGCAACGAGAGCCGCAAGATCCTCGAGCTGCCCGCGCTGCGCGTCTCGGGCACGTGCGTGCGCGTGCCGGTGTTCACGGGTCACTCGCTGTCGATCAACGCCGAGTTCGCGCGGGACATCACGCCCGAGCGGGCGCGTGAGCTGCTGGCCGACGCGCCGGGCGTCGCGCTCGACGAGGTACCCACGCCGCTCAAGGCCGCCGGCAAGGACCCGAGCTTCGTCGGCCGGATCCGCCCCGACCTCGCCGCGCCGGAGGGCAAGGGCCTCGCGCTGTTCATCTCGAACGACAACCTGCGCAAGGGCGCGGCGCTTAACGCCGTGCAGATCGCCGAGCTCGTCGCCGCGGATCTCTCGGCTCGCGCCACGGTCTGA
- a CDS encoding FadR/GntR family transcriptional regulator, protein MKSHDVVLRWFTEELTSGRLGVGDQLPSERALAAQLGQSRNTLREALRVLEVLGAIESGTGSGPRAGTFVTASHGEAISTVFRLQLATRQVTPEDVFRVRLALETQAAVQSRPDRGDWDAAAALLDRMDDPELPEAEFLGLDAQFHVLCSRAADNTLLSVLMDALRTVIADHTLERAAAVSDWPTVAARLQDEHRSVLEALRRGRGGAAADLLDRHIRGYYGLTADAAQV, encoded by the coding sequence ATGAAGTCCCACGATGTCGTGCTGCGGTGGTTCACCGAGGAGCTGACGAGCGGCCGGCTGGGGGTCGGTGACCAGCTGCCGTCCGAACGGGCGCTCGCCGCGCAGCTCGGGCAGTCCCGGAACACGCTGCGGGAGGCGCTGCGGGTGCTCGAGGTGCTCGGCGCGATCGAGTCCGGCACGGGCTCGGGCCCGCGCGCGGGGACGTTCGTCACGGCCTCGCACGGCGAGGCGATCAGCACGGTGTTCCGGCTCCAGCTGGCGACGCGTCAGGTCACGCCGGAGGACGTCTTCAGGGTGCGTCTCGCGCTCGAGACGCAGGCGGCGGTGCAGTCGCGACCGGATCGCGGCGACTGGGACGCCGCGGCGGCGCTGCTGGACCGGATGGATGATCCGGAGCTTCCGGAGGCCGAGTTCCTCGGGCTGGATGCGCAGTTCCACGTGCTGTGCTCGCGCGCGGCCGACAACACGCTGCTGAGCGTGCTGATGGATGCGCTGCGCACCGTGATCGCCGATCACACACTCGAACGGGCCGCTGCGGTGAGCGACTGGCCGACGGTCGCCGCGCGCCTGCAGGACGAGCACCGGTCGGTGCTCGAGGCGCTGCGCCGGGGCAGGGGAGGCGCCGCCGCGGACCTGCTGGATCGGCACATCCGGGGCTACTACGGCCTGACGGCGGACGCCGCCCAGGTCTGA
- a CDS encoding NUDIX hydrolase: MAVITVAAIAFVRDDGRVLTVRKRGTSRWMLPGGKPEPGEQPVDTAVREVHEELGIRIAPEELELLGAFDSHAANEAGHALRATVFVSRSAVEPVVQAEIDGLRWSDPDSPDDAEAPLNRDVVFPLLRSHRGLPRRGSVR; this comes from the coding sequence GTGGCGGTGATCACGGTCGCGGCGATCGCGTTCGTGCGCGACGACGGGCGCGTGCTGACCGTCCGCAAGCGCGGCACGTCGCGCTGGATGCTGCCGGGCGGAAAGCCCGAGCCGGGAGAGCAGCCGGTCGACACGGCCGTCCGCGAGGTGCATGAGGAGCTCGGCATCCGGATCGCCCCGGAGGAGCTCGAGCTGCTCGGCGCGTTCGACTCGCACGCGGCCAACGAGGCCGGCCACGCCCTGCGCGCGACGGTCTTCGTCTCGCGCAGCGCGGTCGAGCCGGTCGTCCAGGCCGAGATCGACGGGCTGCGCTGGTCGGATCCCGACTCGCCGGATGACGCGGAGGCGCCGCTGAACCGCGACGTCGTGTTCCCGCTGCTTCGCTCGCACCGTGGACTCCCGCGCCGCGGATCCGTGCGCTGA